One genomic window of Paenibacillus xylanilyticus includes the following:
- a CDS encoding ABC transporter ATP-binding protein produces MSERTEHKSRAPRPSGGPGHPGGGMGMRPPGEKPKDFKGTLRRLIKYLQPHRYRLLGVLVAAILSTVFSIISPKVMAEGTDILSQGAIAILQGIQGAGIDFPALMKVLYLLLGLYLFSAAFMYIQQYLMAGVAQRVVYDMREQISAKVGRLPLKYFDSRTHGETLSRATNDVDNISNTLQQSLAQFITSVVTIVGVIIMMLTISPWMTLITILTLPLSVIVVMLVASRSQKHFAGQQKSLGELNGHVEEMYTGHKVVKAFGREEQSVQQFEKVNEELYESGWKAQFISGIIMPLMSFVGNLGYVLICVVGGIFVTRGAISIGDILAFTQYSRQFTQPINQIANISNIIQSTIASAERVFELLDEEEEVPESSKPVQLQQPQGAVAFQGVNFGYKPDELLIKNMNIDVKPGQTVAIVGPTGAGKTTLINLLMRFYEIQDGKITIDGVDIRDMERGKLRSLFGMVLQDTWLFNGTIRDNIAYGREGATEAEVVKAADAAHADHFIRTLPEGYDTVLNEEASNISQGQKQLLTIARAILANPSILILDEATSSVDTRTEVFIQKAMNDLMKDRTSFVIAHRLSTIRGADLILVMDHGNVIEQGNHDELMAQQGFYADLYNSQFAEQQPQAI; encoded by the coding sequence ATGAGTGAACGTACCGAACATAAAAGCAGAGCACCTCGCCCCTCTGGCGGACCAGGTCACCCTGGTGGCGGTATGGGCATGCGTCCTCCGGGTGAAAAGCCGAAGGACTTCAAAGGTACCCTGCGGCGGCTGATCAAGTATCTCCAGCCACACCGTTATCGTCTGCTCGGTGTATTGGTAGCTGCAATCCTCAGTACCGTGTTCAGCATTATCAGTCCGAAGGTTATGGCTGAAGGAACCGATATACTGAGCCAGGGCGCCATTGCCATTCTGCAGGGCATACAGGGCGCAGGTATTGATTTTCCTGCATTAATGAAAGTGTTGTACCTGCTCTTGGGATTGTACCTGTTCAGTGCAGCATTTATGTATATTCAACAATACCTGATGGCTGGGGTTGCTCAGCGAGTGGTCTATGACATGCGTGAGCAGATCAGCGCCAAAGTGGGCCGGCTGCCACTGAAATACTTTGACTCCCGTACCCACGGGGAGACGCTCAGCCGGGCGACCAATGATGTGGACAACATCAGTAATACGCTTCAGCAGAGTTTGGCCCAGTTTATTACTTCTGTCGTAACCATTGTCGGCGTAATTATCATGATGCTGACGATTAGTCCATGGATGACACTGATCACCATTTTGACGCTGCCACTCAGTGTAATCGTTGTGATGCTGGTGGCATCCCGTTCACAAAAACATTTTGCGGGACAGCAGAAATCACTGGGTGAGCTGAACGGGCATGTCGAGGAAATGTACACTGGACACAAGGTCGTAAAAGCATTTGGACGCGAAGAACAATCGGTACAGCAATTCGAGAAGGTCAATGAAGAGCTGTATGAATCGGGCTGGAAGGCTCAATTTATCTCAGGGATCATCATGCCGCTTATGAGTTTTGTCGGTAACCTGGGTTATGTTCTGATCTGTGTGGTCGGCGGGATCTTTGTTACACGCGGCGCCATCTCAATCGGGGATATTCTGGCGTTCACGCAGTACTCTCGTCAATTCACACAACCGATTAACCAGATTGCCAACATCTCCAATATCATTCAGTCCACGATCGCTTCGGCAGAGCGGGTGTTCGAGCTGCTGGATGAAGAGGAAGAGGTACCAGAGTCAAGCAAGCCAGTACAATTACAGCAGCCTCAAGGAGCGGTTGCGTTCCAAGGCGTTAATTTTGGATATAAACCGGATGAACTGCTTATCAAAAATATGAACATCGATGTTAAGCCGGGTCAGACCGTGGCCATTGTAGGACCAACCGGCGCGGGTAAGACAACACTGATCAACCTGTTGATGCGTTTCTACGAAATTCAGGATGGAAAAATCACGATCGACGGTGTCGATATCCGGGACATGGAACGCGGCAAGCTGCGCAGTCTGTTCGGAATGGTGCTTCAGGATACATGGCTGTTTAACGGAACCATTCGGGACAACATCGCGTATGGTCGTGAGGGTGCAACCGAAGCAGAAGTGGTTAAGGCGGCAGATGCAGCCCATGCCGATCACTTTATTCGTACGCTGCCGGAGGGCTATGATACCGTGCTGAACGAAGAAGCATCCAATATCTCTCAGGGACAGAAACAGCTGCTGACGATTGCAAGAGCCATCTTGGCGAATCCATCCATTCTTATTCTGGATGAAGCAACGAGCAGCGTGGATACCCGGACTGAGGTATTTATTCAGAAAGCAATGAATGATCTGATGAAGGATCGCACGAGCTTTGTCATTGCTCACCGCTTGTCTACCATTCGCGGGGCGGATCTCATCCTTGTCATGGATCACGGCAATGTGATTGAACAGGGCAACCATGATGAATTGATGGCACAGCAAGGATTCTATGCGGATCTGTACAACAGCCAGTTTGCAGAACAGCAGCCGCAGGCGATCTAA
- a CDS encoding ABC transporter ATP-binding protein, protein MMKLFRMLKPYQIPIIFILGLVLLQSLAELYLPTLMADIVNDGIVKGDVPYIWQIGGWMLVIAIGGTACSVLASYLSSRTAGGFAKQLRSRVFRHVENFSLQEFDKLGTASLITRTTNDITQVQNVLTMMLRMMIMAPMMCIGGIFMAVSQDAKLSTIFLVVLPVLAGAIALIGAKGLPLFKQIQKKLDRLNLVLREQLTGIRVVRSFNRGEHEHVRFNGANTDLRDASIKVNVLMATLMPVMMLVMNFSMIAILYFGGQRIDSGNMDIGSLIAFIQYAMQIMFSLIMVSIIFVMIPRASASAERINEVLDMQPDLSDPEQPRGMKSLQGTIEFDNVTFRYPGAENAALSGISFTARPGETTAIIGGTGSGKSTLLSLIPRFYDVTEGSVRVNGTDVREISQEDLRAKIGFVPQKAVLFTGTIAENIRHGKEDATMEEIVHAARTAQAENFISEMKDGYDSLIAQGGNNVSGGQKQRLSIARALVRRPEVYIFDDSFSALDFKTDAKLRAALKSETTEAAVLIVAQRVSTVMDADRILVMDEGRIVGSGTHKELLANNEVYREIVSSQLTEEEIA, encoded by the coding sequence ATGATGAAACTGTTTCGCATGCTTAAGCCTTATCAAATCCCCATTATCTTCATTTTGGGTCTGGTACTGCTGCAATCACTCGCCGAGCTGTACCTGCCAACCTTGATGGCCGATATCGTTAATGATGGTATCGTCAAAGGGGATGTTCCGTACATCTGGCAAATCGGCGGCTGGATGCTGGTCATTGCGATTGGGGGTACGGCCTGTTCCGTATTGGCCAGTTACCTGTCTTCCCGTACAGCAGGAGGGTTTGCCAAGCAGCTGCGCAGCCGGGTTTTCCGCCACGTGGAGAATTTCTCGCTGCAGGAATTTGATAAACTAGGCACCGCATCACTGATCACCCGTACGACGAATGACATTACGCAGGTTCAGAACGTATTAACGATGATGCTGCGCATGATGATTATGGCTCCGATGATGTGTATCGGTGGTATCTTCATGGCGGTATCCCAGGACGCAAAATTGTCCACGATCTTCCTGGTCGTGCTGCCTGTACTGGCGGGTGCCATTGCACTGATTGGGGCCAAGGGTCTGCCGCTATTTAAACAAATCCAAAAAAAGCTGGACCGGCTGAATTTGGTTCTGCGTGAGCAATTAACAGGTATTCGTGTCGTTCGTTCCTTCAACCGCGGAGAACATGAACACGTTCGTTTTAACGGAGCGAATACGGATCTGAGAGATGCTTCGATTAAAGTTAACGTTCTGATGGCGACATTGATGCCTGTTATGATGCTTGTCATGAACTTCTCCATGATCGCCATTCTATACTTCGGAGGACAGCGCATAGACAGTGGAAACATGGACATTGGTTCCCTGATTGCGTTTATCCAGTACGCGATGCAGATCATGTTCTCACTGATTATGGTTTCCATTATTTTTGTCATGATTCCAAGAGCTTCTGCATCCGCAGAACGGATCAACGAAGTGCTGGATATGCAGCCTGACCTTAGTGATCCAGAGCAGCCTCGTGGCATGAAATCCCTGCAGGGCACCATTGAATTCGACAATGTGACCTTCCGTTATCCGGGAGCAGAGAATGCGGCATTGTCGGGTATTTCGTTTACGGCCCGTCCGGGAGAGACCACAGCCATTATTGGTGGTACAGGATCGGGGAAATCCACGCTGCTCAGCCTTATTCCCCGTTTCTATGATGTAACAGAAGGCAGTGTGCGGGTGAACGGTACGGATGTACGTGAAATCAGTCAGGAAGATTTACGCGCGAAAATTGGCTTTGTGCCACAAAAGGCCGTCCTCTTCACGGGAACGATTGCGGAGAATATCCGCCACGGGAAAGAAGATGCCACCATGGAGGAAATCGTTCATGCAGCCCGTACTGCTCAGGCAGAGAACTTCATCTCCGAGATGAAGGACGGGTATGACAGCCTTATTGCTCAAGGTGGTAATAACGTTTCTGGTGGACAGAAACAGCGTTTGTCCATTGCACGCGCACTTGTTCGTCGCCCGGAAGTGTATATTTTCGACGACAGCTTCTCCGCTTTGGATTTCAAAACCGATGCCAAACTTCGTGCTGCGCTGAAATCCGAAACGACCGAAGCGGCGGTGCTGATTGTTGCACAGCGAGTAAGTACAGTTATGGATGCAGATCGCATCCTGGTTATGGATGAAGGACGCATTGTTGGTTCCGGTACCCATAAGGAACTGCTTGCGAACAATGAAGTGTACCGCGAGATTGTATCATCTCAGCTGACAGAGGAGGAGATCGCATGA
- a CDS encoding MarR family winged helix-turn-helix transcriptional regulator, whose amino-acid sequence MTGLDPVAQKLLYSIMQFNKGKWRQHKPHGRNHNEIMVLACLLHGSHPGERLDWRDNPPDFNSELNEDHPGLKVSEISALLRVKSPTITPVIRGLEDEGLVKRTMDPDDRRAVRITITEAGRDIIRAVHEERMQIFNRLVEHLGEEDSTQLAELLTKVYSFFDSLASQQKEHSTEGDDTP is encoded by the coding sequence ATGACAGGTCTGGATCCAGTGGCCCAGAAGCTGCTGTATTCCATCATGCAGTTTAACAAAGGCAAATGGAGACAGCATAAGCCCCACGGGCGTAACCATAATGAAATTATGGTATTGGCCTGTTTGCTCCACGGTTCACATCCGGGAGAGCGTCTGGATTGGAGAGATAATCCCCCCGATTTCAACAGCGAATTGAATGAAGATCATCCAGGATTGAAAGTATCGGAGATCAGTGCGCTGCTGCGAGTAAAATCACCGACGATTACTCCAGTCATTCGTGGTCTTGAGGACGAGGGACTGGTCAAGCGAACCATGGACCCGGATGATCGCCGTGCCGTGCGTATTACGATTACAGAAGCAGGCCGTGATATTATTCGGGCTGTTCATGAAGAGCGCATGCAGATATTCAACAGATTGGTTGAGCATCTGGGAGAGGAAGACAGTACCCAGTTAGCCGAGCTGCTGACGAAAGTATATAGCTTTTTTGACTCGCTCGCTTCCCAACAAAAGGAGCATTCAACCGAAGGAGATGATACGCCATGA
- the uxaC gene encoding glucuronate isomerase has product MKSFLDEQFLLHNETAVKLYEDYAKDMPIIDYHCHLSPQEIYENKTFGNITEAWLYGDHYKWRLMRANGIEEQYITGGEGVTDYDRFLAYAKTVPMMIGNPLYAWSHLELQRYFGVYEVLNESSAPGIWEKVNAKLNSEGFGARDLITKSNVTVVCTTDDPCDSLEYHLKIQEIEGFDTAVLPSFRPDKGLELNRDTFIEWVSKLSQASGTAISDYDSFLSALESRVEFFHSVGGRVSDHALDYVPYGKATREEAAAIFAKALAGHQVSREEEDKYKTVTLTFLGKLYAERGWVMQFHINAARNNNSRMFAQLGPDTGYDAVNDTPLSSAMIGLLDALEQEKALPKTILYSLNPRDNEVLAAIVGSFQGGGIPGKIQLGAAWWFNDTKDGMLAQMRALANVGLLSRFVGMLTDSRSFLSYTRHEYFRRLVCNLIGEWVEQGEAPHDMELLGQMVQGIAYNNAKAYFPFSASLKTVSASQS; this is encoded by the coding sequence ATGAAGTCTTTTTTGGATGAACAATTTTTGCTGCACAATGAGACAGCCGTCAAGTTATATGAGGATTACGCCAAGGACATGCCGATTATTGACTACCACTGCCATCTTAGTCCACAGGAGATCTACGAGAACAAGACCTTTGGCAATATTACGGAAGCCTGGTTGTACGGGGATCACTACAAGTGGCGGTTAATGCGGGCAAACGGTATCGAAGAGCAGTACATCACTGGTGGTGAGGGCGTGACCGATTACGATCGTTTCCTGGCTTATGCCAAAACGGTACCCATGATGATCGGCAACCCGTTATATGCCTGGTCCCACCTGGAATTGCAGCGGTACTTCGGGGTATATGAAGTATTGAATGAGAGCAGTGCTCCAGGAATCTGGGAAAAAGTAAATGCCAAGCTGAACAGTGAAGGATTTGGTGCACGTGACCTGATCACGAAATCCAATGTCACGGTTGTGTGCACAACCGATGATCCTTGTGATTCTCTGGAATACCATCTGAAGATTCAGGAAATCGAAGGCTTTGATACAGCTGTGCTGCCTTCTTTCCGTCCGGATAAGGGGCTTGAACTGAACCGGGATACCTTCATCGAATGGGTGAGCAAGCTGTCTCAGGCTTCGGGTACAGCAATCTCTGATTATGATTCATTCCTCTCTGCGCTGGAATCCCGGGTGGAGTTTTTCCATTCCGTAGGTGGCCGAGTTTCCGACCATGCACTGGACTATGTGCCATATGGCAAGGCAACACGGGAAGAAGCAGCTGCCATTTTTGCCAAAGCACTCGCAGGTCATCAAGTAAGCCGTGAGGAAGAGGACAAGTACAAGACCGTTACACTGACCTTCCTGGGCAAGCTATATGCGGAGCGGGGCTGGGTGATGCAGTTCCATATAAATGCAGCCCGTAATAATAACAGCCGGATGTTCGCTCAGCTTGGACCGGATACCGGATATGATGCGGTGAATGATACGCCGCTCTCTTCTGCGATGATCGGTCTGCTGGACGCATTGGAGCAGGAGAAGGCACTGCCCAAAACCATTCTATATTCCTTGAATCCACGGGATAATGAAGTGCTGGCTGCCATTGTCGGCAGCTTCCAGGGCGGCGGTATACCAGGCAAAATTCAGCTTGGCGCAGCATGGTGGTTCAACGATACCAAGGATGGCATGCTCGCTCAGATGAGAGCACTGGCCAACGTTGGTTTGCTGAGCCGTTTTGTGGGGATGCTCACGGACTCACGCAGCTTCCTTTCCTATACAAGACACGAATACTTCCGCCGTCTGGTCTGCAACCTGATCGGGGAATGGGTGGAGCAAGGAGAGGCACCGCATGATATGGAATTGCTCGGACAGATGGTTCAAGGCATTGCCTACAACAATGCCAAGGCGTACTTCCCATTCTCGGCTTCCCTCAAAACCGTATCTGCTTCGCAGTCCTGA
- a CDS encoding MBL fold metallo-hydrolase: protein MKITFLGTGDMFSVEQHHNSMLAEFGGTHLVIDFPESNAKALKEIGFPMTDIHNVFITHLHEDHINGVQMLGYYSQIVGDRKPRLFIHEQLVEPLWSILSPGMRYTTDGERTMSDYYDIVPLPDGGSFELGGVTFETFRTQHVPGMVSNGIAAKPYFYYSADSTLDQERVEQAAADVQLIFHECHMHDLVIKSHTSLKDLEQLPAEVRQKTVLMHYHDEYADASTRERFNREHDLRMVGTLESFELDEK, encoded by the coding sequence TTGAAAATTACATTTCTGGGCACAGGGGACATGTTCAGCGTAGAGCAGCATCACAACAGCATGCTCGCCGAATTTGGAGGCACGCACCTGGTCATTGATTTTCCGGAATCGAATGCCAAAGCGCTCAAAGAGATTGGGTTCCCCATGACTGATATCCATAATGTATTTATCACACATTTGCATGAAGACCACATTAACGGTGTACAGATGCTCGGATACTATTCGCAAATTGTGGGTGACCGCAAACCACGCCTGTTTATCCACGAACAGCTGGTCGAGCCGCTATGGAGCATCTTATCTCCAGGCATGCGCTACACCACTGATGGCGAGCGTACAATGAGCGATTATTATGATATCGTTCCACTGCCGGATGGAGGCTCATTCGAGCTGGGCGGCGTGACGTTTGAGACATTCCGTACACAGCACGTTCCAGGCATGGTCAGCAATGGGATTGCTGCGAAGCCCTACTTCTACTACAGTGCAGATAGCACGCTGGATCAGGAACGGGTAGAACAGGCTGCCGCAGATGTGCAGCTGATTTTCCATGAATGCCATATGCATGATCTAGTGATCAAATCCCATACCTCGCTGAAGGACCTGGAACAACTGCCTGCGGAAGTAAGGCAAAAGACCGTCTTAATGCATTATCATGACGAATATGCAGATGCGAGTACCCGGGAACGGTTTAACCGCGAGCATGACCTGCGCATGGTCGGCACACTGGAATCATTTGAGCTGGATGAGAAATAA
- a CDS encoding alpha-amylase, giving the protein MKRNHTMMQFFEWHLAADGKHWKRLAQMAPELKAKGIDSVWVPPVTKAITPEDTGYGVYDLYDLGEFDQKGSVRTKYGTKQELVDAIAECQKNGVAVYVDLVMNHKAGADEKEFFKVIEVDPNDRTKEISKPFEIEGWTKFTFPGRGDQYSSFKWTSEHFNGTDFDAKTERSGIFRIAGENKNWSENVDDEFGNYDYLMFANIDYNHPEVRKEMLQWGKWLIDTLQCSGFRLDAIKHINHEFIKEFAAEMIRKRGQDFYIVGEFWNSNLDACRQFLDTVDYQIDLFDVSLHYKLHEASLAGRDFDLSKIFDDTLVQTHPTHAVTFVDNHDSQPHEALESWIGDWFKPSAYALTLLRRDGYPVVFYGDYYGIGGPEPVEGKKEILDILLSARYNKAYGEQEDYFDHPNTIGWVRRGVEEIEGSGCAVVVSNGDDGEKRMFVGEHRAGEVWIDLTHSCEDSITIEKDGWATFHVCGGGLSVWALPDEESTTA; this is encoded by the coding sequence ATGAAAAGAAATCATACGATGATGCAGTTTTTTGAATGGCATTTGGCTGCAGACGGTAAGCATTGGAAACGACTGGCCCAAATGGCTCCGGAGCTGAAAGCCAAAGGCATTGATTCGGTATGGGTGCCCCCTGTGACCAAAGCCATTACCCCGGAGGATACCGGATATGGCGTCTATGATCTGTATGATCTTGGGGAGTTCGACCAGAAGGGCAGTGTGCGGACGAAGTACGGTACCAAGCAGGAATTGGTGGATGCCATTGCCGAGTGTCAGAAAAACGGTGTTGCCGTCTATGTTGACCTGGTGATGAACCATAAGGCTGGTGCCGACGAGAAGGAATTTTTTAAAGTTATTGAAGTGGACCCTAACGACCGGACGAAGGAAATATCCAAACCGTTCGAGATCGAAGGCTGGACCAAATTTACGTTTCCGGGTCGTGGCGACCAGTACTCCTCCTTCAAGTGGACATCCGAGCACTTTAACGGTACGGACTTTGATGCCAAGACAGAGCGCAGCGGCATATTCCGCATCGCAGGAGAGAACAAGAACTGGAGTGAAAATGTCGATGACGAGTTCGGCAACTATGATTATCTGATGTTCGCCAATATTGACTACAATCACCCGGAGGTCCGCAAGGAGATGCTCCAATGGGGAAAATGGTTGATCGACACGCTGCAATGCAGTGGTTTTCGTCTGGATGCGATCAAGCATATTAACCATGAATTCATCAAGGAATTTGCAGCAGAGATGATTCGCAAGCGGGGTCAGGACTTCTACATCGTAGGGGAGTTCTGGAATTCCAATTTGGATGCCTGCCGTCAATTCCTGGATACGGTGGATTATCAGATCGACCTGTTCGATGTGTCCCTTCACTACAAGCTGCATGAGGCATCCCTGGCAGGCAGAGATTTCGACCTGTCCAAAATTTTTGATGATACGCTCGTTCAGACACACCCAACGCATGCCGTAACGTTTGTCGATAATCATGATTCCCAGCCGCATGAAGCACTGGAATCGTGGATTGGCGACTGGTTTAAACCCAGCGCTTATGCATTGACCCTGCTGCGTCGTGATGGGTATCCGGTTGTCTTTTACGGCGATTATTACGGTATTGGCGGTCCTGAGCCGGTGGAGGGCAAAAAGGAGATTCTGGATATCCTGCTGTCTGCCCGTTATAACAAAGCTTATGGCGAGCAGGAGGATTATTTCGATCATCCCAATACCATTGGATGGGTACGCCGCGGCGTGGAAGAAATCGAGGGCTCCGGTTGCGCGGTGGTGGTCTCCAACGGGGATGATGGCGAGAAACGAATGTTTGTCGGCGAACATCGTGCCGGTGAAGTATGGATCGATCTGACGCACAGCTGCGAGGATAGCATCACCATTGAGAAGGACGGTTGGGCTACGTTCCATGTGTGTGGCGGAGGTTTATCCGTATGGGCTTTGCCTGATGAAGAGAGTACAACTGCGTAA
- a CDS encoding helicase C-terminal domain-containing protein, translating to MTNTIRISVRPLVEYVYRSGSIRPGFRSNASMQEGTRIHQRVQKDYTEDDLKEVVLEAEIRHGDLVYVVEGRCDGLIRLEGQLTVDEIKSTAGNLDDLGDGLPVHWAQAIMYAYMYAVQHDEPRMQVQLTYVQTVNSQERRYRRMLEREELEQFAAEVIAGYAPYAEMIAAYEEKRDVTVKELPFPFRKYREGQRKLAGAVYQTIREGKGLMAKAPTGIGKTMSVLFPAVKAIGEGEASRLFYLTARTTTRVAAEEAFARMQAEGLNMHVISLTAKDKICFKDEEACDTGQCGMCEGYYDRINGAVLDMLEHETLMTRPVIEQYARKHRVCPFEFSLDAAYAADAVICDYNYIFDPRISLKRMLEEQKRKTVLLVDEAHNLVDRGRMMFSAELEKAVFLDVKREFKTLGSSVTAAKAITDHAGAIDKYLITLRKNGGEEGKLLQQEAPEELIELLEPFVMVAEQNLVEGGSGNAETDQLLLDAYFTAQNFLRIAKLYDERFVTYAECVRSEVRVKLFCLDPSVLLRQTAKGFRSIIHFSATLSPLGYYRDMLGAEEEDYTLRIPSPFQREQLDVRLLPLSIRYKDRQRSRQPIASMLHQLVSEWPRSNLLVFFPSYPYMREVYETYMQLPSEADTVMQEQGMNELEREAFLNAFQPHPERTRLVFAVMGGVFSEGVDLPGDRLNGVVVVGAGLPQIGLENNVLRDYFDRSGRNGFNYAYVFPGMNKVLQAGGRLIRTEEDTGVLVLVDDRFTQEPYRSLLPEEWLDYKRISPSTGNFSAGD from the coding sequence ATGACAAATACCATTCGAATATCAGTCAGGCCTTTGGTTGAATACGTATATCGCAGCGGCAGTATTCGTCCCGGATTCCGCTCCAATGCATCCATGCAGGAAGGAACCCGAATTCACCAGAGAGTGCAGAAGGATTATACGGAAGATGATCTGAAAGAAGTTGTGCTTGAAGCTGAAATCCGGCATGGAGACCTGGTCTATGTCGTTGAAGGGCGATGTGATGGTCTGATTCGTCTGGAGGGTCAGCTGACTGTGGATGAGATCAAATCAACAGCCGGCAACCTGGATGATCTGGGCGACGGACTTCCGGTCCACTGGGCGCAGGCCATCATGTATGCATATATGTATGCCGTTCAGCATGATGAGCCAAGAATGCAGGTACAGCTTACCTATGTGCAGACCGTGAATAGTCAGGAGAGAAGATATCGGCGCATGCTCGAACGTGAGGAGCTTGAGCAATTTGCTGCTGAGGTCATTGCCGGATATGCTCCTTATGCCGAGATGATTGCTGCATATGAAGAGAAGCGCGATGTCACTGTTAAAGAACTGCCGTTTCCATTCCGCAAGTATCGGGAAGGGCAGCGCAAGCTGGCAGGCGCAGTATATCAGACTATCCGTGAAGGCAAGGGACTGATGGCCAAGGCACCAACCGGAATTGGGAAAACAATGTCCGTCTTATTTCCCGCAGTGAAGGCTATTGGTGAAGGCGAAGCCAGTCGATTGTTCTACCTGACGGCAAGAACGACGACTCGTGTTGCCGCAGAAGAGGCTTTTGCCAGAATGCAGGCGGAAGGACTGAACATGCATGTGATCAGCCTGACTGCCAAGGACAAGATCTGCTTCAAGGATGAGGAAGCTTGTGATACCGGACAGTGCGGCATGTGCGAAGGGTATTATGATCGCATTAATGGGGCAGTGCTGGATATGCTAGAGCATGAAACATTGATGACACGCCCAGTCATTGAACAGTACGCGCGCAAGCACCGGGTGTGTCCGTTCGAATTTTCACTGGATGCGGCATATGCGGCCGATGCAGTCATCTGTGACTATAACTATATTTTCGACCCGCGTATTTCCCTCAAACGCATGCTGGAGGAGCAGAAACGCAAGACGGTGCTGCTGGTCGATGAGGCGCATAATCTGGTGGATCGCGGCCGCATGATGTTCTCCGCTGAGCTGGAGAAGGCTGTTTTTCTGGATGTCAAAAGGGAGTTTAAGACGCTGGGCAGCAGTGTCACTGCCGCGAAGGCTATTACAGACCATGCAGGAGCCATCGATAAGTACCTGATCACCCTGCGCAAAAACGGAGGAGAAGAGGGCAAGCTGCTGCAGCAGGAGGCTCCGGAGGAACTGATTGAATTGCTTGAGCCCTTTGTCATGGTTGCAGAGCAGAATCTTGTGGAAGGCGGTTCGGGAAATGCCGAGACGGATCAACTGCTGCTGGATGCCTACTTCACAGCTCAGAACTTCCTGCGTATCGCCAAGCTGTATGATGAACGATTCGTCACGTATGCCGAATGTGTGCGAAGCGAAGTGAGAGTGAAGCTGTTCTGTCTTGATCCATCCGTGCTGCTCCGTCAGACAGCGAAAGGGTTCCGTTCCATCATTCATTTCTCGGCAACCTTGTCACCACTGGGTTATTACCGGGACATGCTTGGTGCGGAGGAAGAGGACTACACGTTGCGTATCCCTTCACCCTTTCAGCGGGAACAATTGGATGTAAGGCTGCTTCCCTTGTCCATTCGCTACAAGGACCGGCAGCGTTCCAGGCAGCCGATTGCGAGCATGCTCCATCAGCTCGTATCCGAGTGGCCGCGGAGCAACCTGCTTGTCTTTTTCCCATCGTATCCGTATATGCGTGAAGTCTACGAGACCTACATGCAGCTTCCTAGTGAGGCCGATACGGTCATGCAGGAACAGGGCATGAATGAGCTGGAAAGGGAGGCATTCCTGAATGCATTCCAGCCGCATCCGGAACGAACCAGGCTCGTATTTGCCGTGATGGGCGGCGTATTTTCAGAAGGGGTGGATCTGCCGGGAGATCGTCTCAATGGGGTCGTTGTGGTCGGTGCAGGGCTTCCCCAGATTGGACTCGAAAACAACGTGCTTCGTGACTATTTTGACCGCTCAGGACGCAATGGCTTCAATTATGCTTATGTTTTTCCGGGGATGAACAAGGTGCTGCAGGCAGGCGGCAGGCTGATTCGGACGGAAGAGGATACGGGCGTACTCGTGTTGGTGGATGATCGGTTCACCCAGGAGCCGTATCGTTCCCTTCTGCCCGAGGAGTGGCTGGACTACAAGCGCATCTCCCCTTCAACCGGAAACTTCTCTGCGGGTGATTGA
- a CDS encoding antibiotic biosynthesis monooxygenase family protein: MYIYLVPSPIPDVLAAYPHLTLRSEEQVRLAIETSERLLHIEPDDSVAAYEAFDAAGSWTGGSFAVLNNIPVTEDGRGDFEDRFKNRARKVEDEPGFVGIRVLRPLKDDTYVVLTLWESEDHFKSWQQSQAYNHAHRNRSTSEGLTAQKPAMFPRASYVTTYTIE, encoded by the coding sequence ATGTATATTTATTTGGTTCCTTCCCCGATTCCGGACGTACTCGCCGCGTATCCACATCTGACCCTGCGGAGCGAGGAGCAGGTTCGTCTTGCCATCGAAACGTCTGAACGTCTGCTTCATATTGAGCCGGATGATAGCGTAGCCGCATATGAGGCATTTGATGCCGCAGGCTCCTGGACAGGCGGCAGCTTTGCGGTTTTGAATAATATCCCGGTGACGGAAGACGGCCGCGGTGACTTCGAGGATCGGTTCAAAAACCGTGCACGCAAAGTGGAGGACGAGCCAGGTTTTGTCGGTATCCGGGTGCTCCGTCCCCTGAAAGATGATACGTATGTTGTACTTACCCTGTGGGAGTCAGAGGATCACTTCAAAAGCTGGCAGCAGTCTCAGGCCTATAATCATGCCCACCGCAATCGCAGTACAAGTGAAGGGCTGACCGCACAGAAACCAGCCATGTTTCCAAGAGCCTCTTATGTCACGACATATACAATAGAATAA